In Novosphingobium kaempferiae, the DNA window GGCTGAGCATCGTGCGGACCTGCACCGGCGAGGTATGCGTGCGCAGCAGCATCTCGCGGCCGGCGTCGTTACGGTCGGGGAAGTAGAACGTGTCGTGCATCGCGCGCGCCGGGTGGCTTTCCGGCATGTTGAGCGCGGTGAAGTTGTGCCAGTCGTCCTCGATCTCCGGCCCGGTGGCGACCGCGAAGCCGAGGTCGGCGAAGACTTCTGCCAGTTCGTCCATCACCTGCGACACCGGATGCACCGACCCGCGCGGCGCCTGCGGAGCGGGCAGCGACAGGTCGATGGTCTCGGCCGCGAGACGCGCATCGAGCGCGGCGGTTTCGAGGGTGTCCTTGCGGGTGGCCAGCGCCTCGGTCACGCTTTCGCGCAGGGCGTGGATCTTCGGACCCTCCACCTTGCGCTCCTCGGGATCGAGCTTGCCGAGGGTCTTGAGCAGGCCCGAGATCGAGCCCTGCTTGCCCAGAAATTCGACGCGCAGGGACTCCAGCGTATCGAGATCATCGGCGCCCGCGATCCGCGATAGCGCCTCCTGGCCGGTTGCTGCGTAGTCCACTGGTCGTCTGCCTGCCTGGTTATGAGTGTGGGATATTGCGCCGCGTCCTTAAGGGGCCATCACCCGAACCGCAACGCATGAAGGGCATGAACGCGAAAAGGGCGCGGACGGCACTTGCCATCCACGCCCTTTAATTCGCGCGATGAAGCTGAGGAGCTTTACGCTTACGGTGGCTTACGCCGCCGCGGGCAGAGCTGCCTTCGCCTGCGCGATGACGGTGCTAAACACGCCGCCTTCGTTCATGGCGAGGTCGGCCATCGTCTTGCGGTCCAGTTCGATCCCGGCGAGCTTCACGCCATGGATGAACTGCGAGTAGGTCAGGCCTTCGGCGCGGACGGCAGCGTTGATGCGCTGGATCCACAGGGCGCGGAAGGTCCGCTTCTTGATCTTGCGGTCACGATACGCGTACTGGCCGGCCTTTTCGACGGCCTGGCGTGCGACACGGATGGTGTTCTTGCGGCGACCACGGTAGCCCTTGGCCTGGTCCAGAATCCGCTTGTGCTTTGCGCGGGTGGTGACACCCCTCTTGATACGGCTCATTCGTCAGTACTCCTCAGTTGAGCCCGTAGGGCGCCCACTTCTTGATGACCTTGGCATCGGCGTCGGAAATGACTTCGGTGCCGCGGTTCTGGCGGATGTACTTGCCGTTATGGCTCATGAGGCGGTGGCGCTTACCGGCAACGCCGTGCTTCACCTTGCCGGTGGCGGTGAGCTTGAAGCGCTTCTTCACGCCGCTCTTGGTCTTCAGCTTGGGCATTTTCATCTCCTTTGATCGGGACACGTCCCGCCGGCCATGGCAGCCCTTTTCGCCAGGCCGACCCGCGAATCTCCCCGGGGGAAGACTCGACCGTGTCGATTGAAGGACGCGCCCTTAGTGGCGGATCGCCGCCAAGGCAAGCTATTCCGCGTAGATCATGCGCTTCGTCATGCCGCCGTCGACGACGATCTCCTGCCCGGTGACGAAACCCGCGCCCGCCAGCCATTCGACGGCCCCGGCGATATCCTCCACAGTGCCGACGCGGCCGACCGGGTGCTGGCCGGTGTCCTCGGCGGAATAGGTGGGCGCGCGACGCTTCGCCGCCTTCTGCCACGGCCCGGTCTCGATCCAGCCGGGCAGCACCGCATTGACGCGGATGTCGGGGCCCAGGCTGACCGCCATCGCGTGGGCCAGCGCACTCACTCCGCCCTTCGCGGCGGCATAGGCGTAAGTATGCGGCTCGGACTGGTGTGCGCGGGTGGACGACATATGGACCACGCAGGCGGGCGCGGCCTTGCGCAGCAGCGGCAGCGCCTCGCGCGTGCAGAGAAAGGCGGCGGTCAGGCTCGCATCGATGGCCGCCTGCCAGCGATCGAGCGTCAGGTCTTCCAGCGGGCCGACGAAGGGATTGGCGATGCCCGCATTGTTGACCAGCAGGTCGACGCTCTCGGTCCACTTCATGATCTTCGCGAAGGCCGCGCGTACCGGTGCCTCCTTGCCCACGTCGCATTCGACGGCGAGGAAACGGTCGGCGGGCAGCAGGCCCGAGAGTTCCTCCAGCGCCTCCGCATCAAGGTCGAGCGCGGCGACGCGCCAGCCCAGACCGATGAAATGCATCACGAGCCCGCGCCCGATCCCGGCCGCGCCGCCGGTGATGATTGCCGTCCTGTCGGTCATGTCGCCTTCCGTCCTGAATCAGATGCCGTGACGCGCGGTGGAATAGGCCTCGCGCCGCCCCTCGCGCAGCCATGCGAGGAAATCGCCGCTGCCGATGGCCGGTGTAGCGGGCGGCAGGCCCACGCGCCACAGATAGACCTGTGCAGCAAGGCGCCGTCCCGACGCGGTGCGCGCACAGACCGTCACGCGCCGGTACTCGCGCCCCTCATAGCGGTCGAGCAGAGCCCGTTCGCCGGGACGCAGGCGCAGTTCGCACAAAGCGCCGCGCACGCAGGCATCGCCCTTCGCGGGAACGAGCGCCGGAAACCAGCCGGTGCCCCCTCGTATCGCATGGAGCCGCCCCGGAATGCTCGCAGCCTCGGCGCTCTCAAGCCTCGCCGCCAGCCACCCGGCCATGCGTGTGCCCGCCTGCGGCTGGAGGGTGCCGTAGAGGAAAAGCCTGAGCTTCAATGGTGGTGATGGCACCCCATCGCCTCGATCACATCCTCGAGCCGCGCCGGATCGCCGATCGCCAGCACCTCGCCGCCCGATTCCGCGTGGAGCGGCTCACCGTTCCAGTCGCACATCGTCCCGCCCGCGCCCTCGACGATGGGGACCAGCGCCGCCCAGTCGTGCAGCTTGAGGCCAGCCTCGCAAACGAGGTCGATGTGGCCGCTGGCGAGCAGGCCGTAGTTGTAGCAGTCGCCGCCGAACATCATGCGCTTGTGGTCAGTCTTCGACGCCAGCGCCATGAAGTGGTCGCCCTGGTGGTCGTCGAAGTACTGCGGCCCGGTGGTCGCCAGCATCATCTCGGACATCTCGCGGCAGGGGCGGGTGCGCACCTCGCGCCCGTTGAAAGTGGTGGCGTAGCCACTGGCGCCGACCCAGCGCTCGTTCAGGATCGGCTGGTCGATCACGCCGAGCACCGGCCAGCCGTCGACCAGCAGCGCAATCAGCGTGCCGAAGATCGGACGACCGCCCATGAACGAGATGGTGCCGTCGATCGGATCGAGCACCCATGTCCGGTTCGACGAGCCCTGCTCCGTGCCGAACTCCTCGCCGATGATGGTATCACGCCCGACCTCGGCCTTGAGGATGCGGCGCATCGCCTCTTCCGCCGCACGATCGGCGACGGTGACGGGCGAGGCGTCGGACTTGCGGTCGGCGACGAGGCCGGTGCGGAAGTGCGGGCGAATCGCTTCACCTGCGGCATCGGCGAGACGGAGGGCGAGGGCGATGTCGGAATCGAGTTTCATGCCTCCGATCTGCCCGCGACGTACCGATCCGGTCAAGTTCCTTGGTTTGGCAGCCCAACCTGTAAGAAAATATTAGGTATCTAACAAACCTTGTAGATTTTCGCGCATTGCCCCCAGGCCTTCGCGCAATTATCGCGTTTCCAAGGCATCTTTTCAGCCGAGGGGGCATGCAGCGCAGGAATCGCCCTGCGGTCGATCCTGCGATCGAACCGCAGCAGGGCATCACACGGGACGGGCAACCGTTGTCATACAACCGTGCTCCGGCATCGGACCTCGCACCGTGGCTGGCGCGCCTCTACGTGACAAAGGTCGATCTGCCCGACGACTACACGGTGTCGTGCGGCATCTTCAACGACACCGCCGTCGTGCGCATCCAGCTTGCCGGGGACTGGTCGGCCGAGACTGTCGCCGGGACCGTCTCCACGCGCCGCGGGGCCTTCTATTTCGGGCCGCAGTCCCGGCACATGCCGGTCTCGGTGACGGGCAGCTTCATCAGCCTCGGCTACGCCATCCGCCCCGGTACCGGTACCGCGCTGCGGCTGCCGCGCGTGGGCGACTTCATCGACCGCGTCGTGCCGACCGACATGATGACCGCCCCCTCCGAGGATTTCCTCGATGTCCTCGCCGCCGACGCCACGCCCGAGGAATGGCTGCAGGCGCTGGAGGCGCTCGTGCGCACGCAAGTGGAAGGGCTCGGCGGCGCGGAGCCGGATCCGCTGACCGCGCGGTTCGAGGAGCTGGTCCTGCGCGACCCGGGCATGTCGGTGAGCGAGGCCGCCGCCGAGTGCGAGGTGGACCGCCGCAAGCTGGAGCGCGTCGTCAGCCGCGACTTCGGGATGCCCCCCAAGCAGGTGCTGCGCCGCGCCCGCGCCCTCGACATGGCGAGCCACCTGCGCGGCGTCGCCGATTCGGCGGAGGGCGAGGAGATGGCGCTAAGGTACTACGACGAGAGCCACCTCATCCACGAATTCACCGACCTGTTCGGCATGTCGCCGCGCCAGTTCGTCGCCAAGCCGCAGCCGATCCTAACGCTGGCGCTCGAATCGCGGCAGGCCCGGCGGCTGGAGGCTCTGCATCGGCTGGAGCCGGGTCAGAGCCGCCCTTGGGAGTGAGGAATGCGTCGTCCCGGACCTGATCCGGGACGACGGCAGCGATCGAGGATCAGTCGAACAGGCTCGACACCGAGCTTTCGTCGGCGATGCGGCGGATGGCCTCGCCGACCAGCGGGGCGATGGTCAGGATGCGGATCTTGTCCGAAGCCTTGGCCGCGTCGGTCGCCTGGATCGAATCGGTGATGACCAGTTCCTTGAGCGCGGAGTTGGTCACGCGGCTCACCGCCGCGCCCGACAGGACGCCGTGGGTGATGTAGGCGGTGACGCTGACCGCGCCCGCGTCCATCAGCGCCTGCGCGGCGTTGCACAGGGTGCCGCCCGAATCGATGATGTCGTCGATCAGGATGCAGGCGCGGCCCTTCACGTCGCCGATGATGTTCATGACCTCGGACTGGCCGGGCTTGTCACGACGCTTGTCGACGATCGAGAGCGGCGCGTTGTCGAGGCGCTTGGCGAGCGCGCGGGCGCGCACCACGCCGCCGACGTCGGGCGAGACCACCATCAGCGACTGGTCGCCGTAGCGGGCCTGGATGTCCGCGGCCATCACCGGCGCGGCGAACAGGTTGTCGGTCGGGATGTCGAAGAAGCCCTGGATCTGCCCGGCGTGCAGGTCGACCGAGAGCACGCGGTCGGCGCCCGCCTCGGTCATCAGGTTGGCGACCAGCTTGGCCGAGATCGGGGTGCGCGGGCCGGGCTTGCGGTCCTGGCGGGCGTAGCCGAAGTAGGGCACCACCGCCGTGATGCGCTTGGCCGAGGCGCGGCGCAGCGCGTCGATGCAGATCAGCAGTTCCATCAGGTTGTCGTTGACGGGGTAGCTGGTCGGCTGGACGACGAAGACGTCCTCGCCGCGGACGTTCTCGTGGATCTCCACGAAGATCTCCTCGTCGGCGAAGCGGCGGACGCTGGCGTCGGTGAGCGGCAGTTCGAGATAGCCTGCAATCGCGCGTGCGAGCGGCAGGTTGCTGTTGCCGGACATGATCTTCATTTGGCGAATCCCCGTGACGGTTCCTGGCGGTCTGTCGTTGGGACCGGCCCTGTAGCCGGGTGTCCCGGGAATGCAATAGAGCGTGGACGGTTTTCGTCGTCCCAAATCCGGTCCACGATGAAACGAAAAGGCCGCCCCCGGTTCAACCGGAGGCGGCCTTTCGTAATCCCTTCAACGGGATGTATCAGAGGCGGTGTTCGCCCTTGATCCAGCGCACGGTGCCCGAGCTGGCGCGCATCACCACGCTGTCGGTGGTCATCACGCCGCCCTTGCGGTGCTTCACGCCGTCGAGCAGCGAGCCGCTGGTCACGCCGGTCGCCGCGAAGATGCAGTCGCCCTTGGCGAGTTCTTCCAGCTTGTAGACCTTGTCGAGGTCGGTGATGCCCCACTTGCGGGCGCGGGCGCGCTCGTCGTCATTGCGGAACAGCAGGCGGCCGTTGAACTGGCCGCCGACGCAGCGCAGCGCGGCTGCGGCCAGAACGCCTTCCGGCGCGCCGCCCGAACCCATGTAGAGGTCGATCGTGGTGTCCTCGTCGGTCGTCGCGATGACGCCCGCGACGTCGCCGTCGCCGATCAGCACGACGCCGCAGCCGATCGCGCGCAGTTCGGCGATCAGCGCTTCGTGGCGCGGACGGTCGAGCACGCAGACGATGATGTCGGAGGGCTGCACGCCCTTGGCCGCCGCCACCGCCTCGACGTTCTGGGTCGGGGTCTTGTTGAGGTCGATCACGCCTTCGGGGTAGCCCGGGCCGACCGCGATCTTGTCCATGTAGACGTCGGGCGCGTTGAGCAGGCCGCCCTCTTCCGCCGCCGCCAGCACCGCCAACGAGTTCGGACCGGCCTTCGCGGTGATCGTGGTGCCTTCGAGCGGATCGAGCGCGATGTCGATCTTCGGGCCCTTGCCTGGAGCGCCGCCGACCTTCTCGCCGATGAAGAGCATCGGCGCCTCGTCGCGCTCACCCTCGCCGATCACGACGGTGCCGTCGATGTAGAGGCCGTCAAAGGCCTTGCGCATTGCCTCCACTGCGGCATGATCGGCGGCCTTCTCGTCGCCGCGACCGATAAGCTTGGAAGCGGCGATGGCGGCAGCCTCGGTGACGCGCACCATTTCGAGGACCAGAACGCGATCGAGTACGTGACTTGCGGGGGTAGTGTTTTCGGACATGTTCACTCCGGATTAATCCAGGGAGGAAAGGTTTTAACCGCTTAGACAGAGGATTTTGAATTGTCGAGAAGCTGGTCTTACCTTTTCGCAATCGCAATAATCGCTCCCGCTCCGGCGATTGCCCAGCAATCGTCTGCAGCGTCAGGTGGAGCTACTGAAAGCGACCGCGTGATCGCGGAGAAAATGCTCGGTACGGGCGGCAGGATCACGCCCGATACTTCGCGCAATGCGTGCCTGCGCACGATCCGGCAGGGCGAGATCGTCGTCTGCGCGCCGACGCCCGACCAGTACCGCGTGCCCTCCACCGGCGACGACGATCCCACCGGTGCGGGCGCCGACGACGGCCGCCTCGATCCGCCCGACATCGCGGGCAAGGGCATCTTCCGTGGCAAGTCCACCATGAGCGGGCTCTGCGTCATTCCGCCCTGCCCGCCCGAGCAGCCTTATATCATCGATCTTTCGACGATTCCCGAGGCGCCTGCGGGTTCGGATGCCGACCGGATCGCCAAGGGGGAACTGCGGGCGCGGTAGTCGGCTTATGGTCCGGGGGCTAAAAAACCTTGCCCGATATTGATCCCCCACCCCGTCGCCCCTGCGAAGGCAGGGCCCCATCCCAAGCTAGCAGCCTCGCAGTGAGCAAGGTGTCTGGGCGATAGACCTGATGGGCCCCTGCCTACGCAGGGGCGACGAGGTGGGGGGTGTTTTAGGATGTTATGATCGCCGGATAGCGCCTTTCAGCGCACCCCCGCTTCGTCAATGCGAGCGGCGAAGCCGCGCGGCAATCCAGCACCGCGCAGAACCGCGCCGGATTGCTTCGCTGCGCTCGCAATGACGGACGTAAGGCTTCAAGCCCCGATGATCTGCATCACCAGCGGGCGCCCGGCGAGGCTGTCCGAGCCGTCGAGGATGCGCATCGCCTCGGTGACGGCGCTTTCCGGCCCGGGATGCGTGACGACCGCAAGGATCACCACGCCGTCCTGGTCGGGGTCGCCCTTCTGGATCAGGCTCTCGATGGAGACGCCCGCATCGCGCATGGCCGCGGTGATGTCGGCCAGCACGCCCGGGCGGTCGGGCACGGTGAAGCGGATGTAGGAACTGCCGACGCGGTGTCCGGTCGATGCGGGCTCCATCGCTTCCAGTTCGCCGGCGGGCATCGAGAACGCCGCGCCCTTCTCGCCGCGCGCGATGTCGATGATGTCGGCGACGACCGCGCTGGCGGTCGGACCGTCCCCCGCGCCCGCGCCCTGGAACAGCAGGCGGCCCATGAAGTTGCCCTCGGCCACGACCGCGTTGGTCGCGCCATCGACATGCGCGAGCGGATGATCGATGGGAACGAGGTGCGGGCGCACCCGCTGGAACAGGCGCGGCGCGCCATGCGCAGTGTCGACCCCCGCCATGCCGAGCAGGCGGATGACGTAGCCGAGCGAGCGGGCCTGCTCGATGTCGGCGGCCTTGATGCGGCTGATGCCCATGGTCTCCACCGCATCGAACCGCAGCTGCGAGCCGAAGGCGATGGCGGCGAGGATCGACAGCTTGTGCGCGGCGTCGATGCCCTCGATGTCGAAGGTCGGGTCGGCCTCGGCATAGCCCAGCTTCTGCGCATCGGCGAGCACGTCGGCAAAGTCGGCCCCGGTGTCCTCCATGGTGGAGAGGATGTAGTTGCAGGTGCCGTTGAGGATGCCGTAGACACGCTCGATGGCGTTCGCCGCCGCGCCTTCGGACAGGCCCTTGATGACCGGGATGCCGCCCGCGACCGCCGCCTCGAACTTGAGCGCGACGCCCTGCGCCTCGGCGGCAGCGGCCAGTTCCAGCCCATGATGCGCGATCATCGCCTTGTTGGCGGTGACGAGGCTCTTGCCTCCGGCGATGGTGTTGCGCGCAAGCGCGAGCGCCGGGCCGTCCGACCCGCCGACCATCTCCACCACCACGTCCACGTCGTCGCGCGCGGCAAGCGCGGCGGTGTCGTCCACCCAGTCGTAGGCCGAGAGGTCGACGCCGCGGTCCTTGCTGCGGTCGCGCGCGCTGATGGCGGCGATGCGAATCGGACGGCGGGCACGGCGGGCGATCAGCTCCGCGTTGGTCTCGATGAGACGGACGACGCCGCCTCCGACGGTTCCCAGTCCGGCAAGCGCAATATTCAGCGGTTCGACCATGCAAACTCCTTTTCGGGAGCGCGCACTAAGACAGCCGGAGTGGAATTTCCAGTCGTTCCGTTTGCGGGCGAGATCAGCAAGACCCTTCGACAAGCTCGGGGTGAGCGGGAGTTGTGCAAGCCCCCCTCAAACCCGCTCAGGCTGAGCCTGTCGAAGCCCCCGCCGCAAGCGCCCTTATTTCAACGTGCGCGTGCAGGGACCAAGCTGCGCCAGCACCTGCCGGTAATCGGTCAGCGCCTGCTGCTGCTCCGCGAACGTGCCAGAGACATTGGCCTCCGCAGGCGGCGTCTTCGGCAGGAAGCAGGCGAGGCGATACCATTCCAGCGTCTCGGGCGCAGGCGGATGATCGACGTTGGCGACGAGTTCGGAGAACGACACGCCCCAGACCGGTGCCTGCCCCTGCTCGTGCCGGACGGTGATCGAGGCGGCCGAGTTGTCATGCGTGTTGAGGAAGATCTGCGTCTCGCCCTGTCCCGCCAGCGTACCGGGCACGAACAGCAGTTCGCGCACGCCGGTGATCTTCGCGGGTGCATCGGGCGACACCAGCGCCTGCAGGATCGAGCGCAGCCGCGCGTCGCGCGCCGGGGTCCAGAGCTGCTGCGCGGTGGGCCAGACGAGCTGGAGTTCGCCGGGACGACCCGGCACCGCGCGCGCGAAGAGGAAGACGTCCTGCTTCTTGAGCTTGGCCGCCTTGCCCTTGGCGTCGAGCGGAAGATCGACAAGGTAGTTAACCGATTCGCCCAGCGGCGCCTTGCCGGTCAGCAGCGCCTTGGTCTTCGCCTGTATATAGAAGCGTCCATGTCCCGGAGTGAGACCGCGAGCCCGTTCGTTCTCGATACGGGTCATCTTGGCGATCTGGACGAGCACGACGAGCCCTGCCGAATCGGCAAGGTCGGCAACGTCCGCGTAAGTGACCTCTCCGGGGGTTTCCATAGCGCCCTGAGCGCTCGCCATGACCGGCGTCAGTGCAAGATAGGTACCTGTCAGTGCCGCTACAAGAGGGCGCAGATTCGGTGACATGAACGATAATCTCCGTGGAAATGCGAAGGCTTATAGCCGCTGGACGATGGGAACTCAAAATTGCACTGGATCAAATTGACCGGAGCGGGCATGAATCGTGCGTTAACCCCCGCCGGGCCGATAAGGCGTTGCGTGGGGTGGGCTTCGACGTTAAGAAGCCTGCAAAATGGGGCAAAAATATCAAAAGCCCCTCGGTTCGCCTCCCGTTACGTATTGTTCACGGATGGGCAGACTGTTAGCCGTCAGGGTGGGTAATTTGGATTTTCGTCATGGGTTCCTCTTCCGGGGGGAAGCCATGGGCGCCCTTGGACATGTGCTTTTTGGACCTCTGTCCGGGGCTTGGTAATGGAGTGATGCGTCTGAATGGCTTACGCTGACCAGCAGATGAGCACCAACAAGGTTGTTGCTCTTGTCATTGTCGCCTTGATCCATGTCTTCGTCGGCTATGCGCTCGTCACCGGCTTGGCCTATGAGGCGGCGAAGAAGGTCATCAACAAGGTGACCACTGTGGACATCAAGGAAGAAAAGCCCAAGGAGGAAGAGCCGCCGCCGCCCCCTCCGAAGGAAGATACGCCGCCGCCGCCTATCGTGGCGCCGCCGCCGCCGATCAACATCGCCCCGGCCCCGCCGCCGGTGCAGACCGTGATCACCCCGCCCCCGGCTCCGCCGGTGGTGATCCAGACCGCGGCCCCGCCGCCGGCCCCGCCGCCGCCGCCGCCCGGTCCTTCGAAGGCCCGTGGCGTGAAGCCGAAGGGTCAGGGCAGCTGGGCAGCCCGCATCCAGTCGAACTACCCGACCCGCGCCGCTCGTGAAGAGCGTGAAGGCCGTGTCGGCGTGCGTGTGACTGTCGGTCCCGACGGCAAGGTTTCGGCCTGCTCGGTCTCGGGTTCAAGCGGCAGCCCCGATCTGGACGAGGCAGCATGCGACGGCATGCAGCGCTACGCCCGGTTCGATCCGGCCCTCGACGCGGATGGCAACCCCATCTCGTCGTCGTACCAGACCGCGATCGTCTACAAGCTCAACTAATCTCCAAGGGGTCGGCCCCGCATTCGGATCCCGACCACATCCTGCATTCTTCTTGAGAGGTAAATCGCATGCTTATCGTTGACATCCTTGCCGCCGCCGGCGCGCCTCAGAACAAGTTCGGCTTCGCCGAGGCTCTGGAGCAGGGCGGTTTCATCGCTTACGCGACCGTCATCATCCTGGGCATCATGTCCTTCGGTTCGTTCTACATCCTGTTCACCAAGTGGTTCGAGCAGTCGAAGATCCTGCGCCAGTTCGGCACCGTGCGCACGACCTTCTGGAAGGCCCCGACCCTGCGTGAAGGCGCCGCCAAGCTCGAGAAGAACAGCGCATGGCGCCAGCTCGTCGAAGACGGCATCGCCGCTGAAGACCAGCACGCCAAGATGACCGACTCGCTCGAAGCCCACGACTGGCTGCACGGCTCGCTCGCTCGCTCGGAAGCGACCATCAACGCCCGCCTCGCCGGCGGTCTGCCCTTCCTCGCCACCGTCGGTGCGACCTCGCCGTTCA includes these proteins:
- a CDS encoding helix-turn-helix domain-containing protein, with translation MQRRNRPAVDPAIEPQQGITRDGQPLSYNRAPASDLAPWLARLYVTKVDLPDDYTVSCGIFNDTAVVRIQLAGDWSAETVAGTVSTRRGAFYFGPQSRHMPVSVTGSFISLGYAIRPGTGTALRLPRVGDFIDRVVPTDMMTAPSEDFLDVLAADATPEEWLQALEALVRTQVEGLGGAEPDPLTARFEELVLRDPGMSVSEAAAECEVDRRKLERVVSRDFGMPPKQVLRRARALDMASHLRGVADSAEGEEMALRYYDESHLIHEFTDLFGMSPRQFVAKPQPILTLALESRQARRLEALHRLEPGQSRPWE
- the rplT gene encoding 50S ribosomal protein L20, with the translated sequence MSRIKRGVTTRAKHKRILDQAKGYRGRRKNTIRVARQAVEKAGQYAYRDRKIKKRTFRALWIQRINAAVRAEGLTYSQFIHGVKLAGIELDRKTMADLAMNEGGVFSTVIAQAKAALPAAA
- a CDS encoding ribose-phosphate pyrophosphokinase, with the protein product MKIMSGNSNLPLARAIAGYLELPLTDASVRRFADEEIFVEIHENVRGEDVFVVQPTSYPVNDNLMELLICIDALRRASAKRITAVVPYFGYARQDRKPGPRTPISAKLVANLMTEAGADRVLSVDLHAGQIQGFFDIPTDNLFAAPVMAADIQARYGDQSLMVVSPDVGGVVRARALAKRLDNAPLSIVDKRRDKPGQSEVMNIIGDVKGRACILIDDIIDSGGTLCNAAQALMDAGAVSVTAYITHGVLSGAAVSRVTNSALKELVITDSIQATDAAKASDKIRILTIAPLVGEAIRRIADESSVSSLFD
- a CDS encoding energy transducer TonB gives rise to the protein MAYADQQMSTNKVVALVIVALIHVFVGYALVTGLAYEAAKKVINKVTTVDIKEEKPKEEEPPPPPPKEDTPPPPIVAPPPPINIAPAPPPVQTVITPPPAPPVVIQTAAPPPAPPPPPPGPSKARGVKPKGQGSWAARIQSNYPTRAAREEREGRVGVRVTVGPDGKVSACSVSGSSGSPDLDEAACDGMQRYARFDPALDADGNPISSSYQTAIVYKLN
- the pheS gene encoding phenylalanine--tRNA ligase subunit alpha, producing MDYAATGQEALSRIAGADDLDTLESLRVEFLGKQGSISGLLKTLGKLDPEERKVEGPKIHALRESVTEALATRKDTLETAALDARLAAETIDLSLPAPQAPRGSVHPVSQVMDELAEVFADLGFAVATGPEIEDDWHNFTALNMPESHPARAMHDTFYFPDRNDAGREMLLRTHTSPVQVRTMLSQGAPLRIVAPGRVYRSDSDATHTPMFHQIEGLVIDKGIHLGHLKWTLEAFLKAFFERDDIVLRLRPSYFPFTEPSIEVDVGYSNAGGRRVVGGSGDAPGHAWMEVLGSGMVNRHVIAAGGIDPDEWQGFAFGIGVDRLAMLKYGMDDLRAFFDGDVRWLSHYGFSALDVPTLSGGVGTPA
- the glpX gene encoding class II fructose-bisphosphatase, encoding MSENTTPASHVLDRVLVLEMVRVTEAAAIAASKLIGRGDEKAADHAAVEAMRKAFDGLYIDGTVVIGEGERDEAPMLFIGEKVGGAPGKGPKIDIALDPLEGTTITAKAGPNSLAVLAAAEEGGLLNAPDVYMDKIAVGPGYPEGVIDLNKTPTQNVEAVAAAKGVQPSDIIVCVLDRPRHEALIAELRAIGCGVVLIGDGDVAGVIATTDEDTTIDLYMGSGGAPEGVLAAAALRCVGGQFNGRLLFRNDDERARARKWGITDLDKVYKLEELAKGDCIFAATGVTSGSLLDGVKHRKGGVMTTDSVVMRASSGTVRWIKGEHRL
- a CDS encoding homoserine dehydrogenase, encoding MVEPLNIALAGLGTVGGGVVRLIETNAELIARRARRPIRIAAISARDRSKDRGVDLSAYDWVDDTAALAARDDVDVVVEMVGGSDGPALALARNTIAGGKSLVTANKAMIAHHGLELAAAAEAQGVALKFEAAVAGGIPVIKGLSEGAAANAIERVYGILNGTCNYILSTMEDTGADFADVLADAQKLGYAEADPTFDIEGIDAAHKLSILAAIAFGSQLRFDAVETMGISRIKAADIEQARSLGYVIRLLGMAGVDTAHGAPRLFQRVRPHLVPIDHPLAHVDGATNAVVAEGNFMGRLLFQGAGAGDGPTASAVVADIIDIARGEKGAAFSMPAGELEAMEPASTGHRVGSSYIRFTVPDRPGVLADITAAMRDAGVSIESLIQKGDPDQDGVVILAVVTHPGPESAVTEAMRILDGSDSLAGRPLVMQIIGA
- a CDS encoding gamma-glutamylcyclotransferase family protein — protein: MKLRLFLYGTLQPQAGTRMAGWLAARLESAEAASIPGRLHAIRGGTGWFPALVPAKGDACVRGALCELRLRPGERALLDRYEGREYRRVTVCARTASGRRLAAQVYLWRVGLPPATPAIGSGDFLAWLREGRREAYSTARHGI
- a CDS encoding MotA/TolQ/ExbB proton channel family protein; the protein is MLIVDILAAAGAPQNKFGFAEALEQGGFIAYATVIILGIMSFGSFYILFTKWFEQSKILRQFGTVRTTFWKAPTLREGAAKLEKNSAWRQLVEDGIAAEDQHAKMTDSLEAHDWLHGSLARSEATINARLAGGLPFLATVGATSPFIGLFGTVVGIYRALIAIGLAGSASIDKVAGPVGEALIMTALGLLVAVPAVLAYNYLQARNKRIAELLTGFSNDVLANINSKGAVKPSIASAPAKAAPAAAKPAAAPAKP
- a CDS encoding inositol monophosphatase family protein, which translates into the protein MKLDSDIALALRLADAAGEAIRPHFRTGLVADRKSDASPVTVADRAAEEAMRRILKAEVGRDTIIGEEFGTEQGSSNRTWVLDPIDGTISFMGGRPIFGTLIALLVDGWPVLGVIDQPILNERWVGASGYATTFNGREVRTRPCREMSEMMLATTGPQYFDDHQGDHFMALASKTDHKRMMFGGDCYNYGLLASGHIDLVCEAGLKLHDWAALVPIVEGAGGTMCDWNGEPLHAESGGEVLAIGDPARLEDVIEAMGCHHHH
- a CDS encoding SDR family NAD(P)-dependent oxidoreductase, whose protein sequence is MTDRTAIITGGAAGIGRGLVMHFIGLGWRVAALDLDAEALEELSGLLPADRFLAVECDVGKEAPVRAAFAKIMKWTESVDLLVNNAGIANPFVGPLEDLTLDRWQAAIDASLTAAFLCTREALPLLRKAAPACVVHMSSTRAHQSEPHTYAYAAAKGGVSALAHAMAVSLGPDIRVNAVLPGWIETGPWQKAAKRRAPTYSAEDTGQHPVGRVGTVEDIAGAVEWLAGAGFVTGQEIVVDGGMTKRMIYAE
- the rpmI gene encoding 50S ribosomal protein L35 — encoded protein: MPKLKTKSGVKKRFKLTATGKVKHGVAGKRHRLMSHNGKYIRQNRGTEVISDADAKVIKKWAPYGLN